The Lutzomyia longipalpis isolate SR_M1_2022 chromosome 2, ASM2433408v1 DNA window AAGCCGTgtcatttcatttattataaagtttattttataaatgtgtaaaatctaataaattgactaaattattgattaattaagtAATATATGGTACAAATGAAAATTGCCCGAAAATCTTGTATTAAGTATACACATATATAcctcaattttaaattcttgtcCCCATCAACTtgttagagaaaatattttgtaactcttattttaaatttaaaaagaagagcaagggaagtttctttattattcAGATAATCAATTTATTAGGAATTGCTAAATTTCTTTCTATAATACTTACACATCTGTATAATGTATGATACCGTAAGACTATATTCTTACATACTTTGCTCAAACTAAACCATACATAGTATAGTATTATATACAAAGTacattcaattgaaataaattcctattcctatcctttttttttgctttgacaTTGCTTGTAATACAGACATCATTGCTTTTCGGTatggagagaaagaaaatctttggtgacaaaacaatatttcttcctttcttCGCACATGATTTAACAACCATACTCGTTCATAGACAAGCGACAAGGCtggaaattgtgaaattaataTTGCGGTCTCGCATTTCATGTGGGAGGAAAAGGAACGTTTTCTGTAATCCATCTATGGAGTTCCCAAGCACAGAAGGATGAAAGCAAAAAGAAGATCTATAAGTAATCCGATGTTTTCTGAGATAGAAAAGGATTATCTCCGGCGATGGTCACAGTGCGCAAAATTTAAAACTGTCGCATCCTCTTGTTAGATGATCCACAAATATTATGACCATTTTTTGCGtctctcaaaaaattcttcaaaaagcGGTGAGGTGAAGAGTTATGGGGGAAAAACGTCCTACAATGTGAATGTacaaagaatttgcaaaaagatcacttaaaaatgtaaactttCTCCTTTGCTAAAATTAATCGGAAGGAGATGAAGTGAAATTTGAATCAAAATCGAATGGAATTAATCGCCcataatgaaattatttcaacgGACTTGATACTCTGTCAATCGCCCACGCTATTGCTTCTCGTGAGAGTCCAACAAACCATTTAATGCATTAATTCATGTGCGCAGTCCAACTTTGTCGCTTGTTAATAAGTCTCGCAGTGACTTTTATAAATATATGCTTGTTCCTCGAAGTAgaggaatatttaattttttaaaatatgcataagcaataaagtaaaaatagataaaacttTCATAAAACAACAGTTGTGGAAATGTCGGTCTCTAATGAGTCCGTTCCTTTTCCTGTATCGAAATTCATttctatattatgtacatacaatcTAAAATAAATGGCATATTATATATCATTGTTACCCACCCAATAATTTTTACACATCAATGGTTTcgttttaatgaattaaaaaaatacaatagtttttaataaaattgttactGCACTCTAAAATTCGACATCACGCTTTTAACCAGATAAGTTTTGCACTTGTGCGATACTTtagattttgaattttctatttcaaaatatttaacaatacATAGTCTTGAAACAGTAAAACTATTACCATATTACCCATATTACTATATAGATCTATTTTCATCAGTCTTCTTTCCCTTTTTActcagaagatttttttgtgtttttttttatttcgaacccctaaaatatgtataaattaaAGACCGTGAACACGTGGGATagcgtcaaaaaaaaaacactcccTCGCTGAATGAGTATTTGGGGTACCTTCGAAATACCTCGTGGATTGCATTAAATTCCGCCATTGTGtttgataaattttgcaaattcgtGTTTGCGAATTTATTCAcaattcatttataaaataaacaaatatcgCATTCATTCACTCTGTAGTCGATTTCAATTGCAATTCGACGGCTATCCATCGAAAATGGTCCCTTCGACACGCAAAAAACACACGACCCCCCTTGAAAAAGCGTGCGCTTTCGCTCCCCAACCACCCGAAACGTATCTatgtatttattatatattatgtagTACCTACCACTATCTATATAACATTTCCGACGAGAGGGTATCTGGTGCGTTATTAATGCCGTGAGTGGTTCtgcttttttatttgatgatatgtttcaaaaatcaattcaaattgcgacaaggaaattaatttaatacggTTTACATTAGCCAAactggaaaatattattttgaaagtttataGATATAGCACTAAATTAATCTATACTAACAGCTCTATACAAAACACACTCTAATCTTATATTCTCAGATCTCAGTCTGTGGAGGATCTAAACCATATCCTAGACAATACTCAGAGGGTCACGtagaattgagaaatttaacGAATATAGATGTTAGGGAAGACctgggttaaaaaagtcacttaagggttcagaaaaagctcaaaatatcatatttcccaaacagataaaacgaaatgtataactcatttctttaggaaatttactgccctacaactctttctcagatcattttgttctatctagctaggatatatgatattttaagctttttccaaacccttaagtgactttattagccccggtctcccctactaaaaaataataattaatgcTAAAACAACAATAATTACCTAATAATATTGTAACCCCTATTCAGTTTTCTTGATGTTATTGTTTTCCATATGGAGGTTCACATCCAAAAGGTCTCCGGTCCAAATACAAGCGGTGGAATCACAAGATTGATACTCTCCTATCCGTAAAAAGGCTCTGACATAGTAGAATCACTAAAATTATACGAAAAATTGGGGTAATAAGGAAAtagaaaaacctaaaaaaaaacatattttccatttcatattacaaaatgttgtgcaggaaattttctaaagaaaatctttacagatttaatttacaatttttagttAGTTTCTATACTTTTaggtattcttttttttaagtatattttttttatgtatgtagtataCAATGGTCTCTCAGTATATCAACTACTCGAATGTACTTTTCACATTCTTTATTTGAAGTGAGCGAGAGTGGTATATCCGAGGCGTCATTATATGAAAGTAACACTGTTTTGCCTTTCCAGAGTAGTTGTATTTTTAGATTATGGTTGTTCAATTTCTTTGGATTCTTTCTATTTCTAAAAATGCAACGATCTATTTTCCATCTTTTATATATGGTTATGTTTTTTCCCTTAAATGCTACTGTTTGAGTAAATGATAACGAATGAACTTTCCTTGGGTTTGATATAAGAATTAGAATAGATTAGAATAGAGAATTGTTATGTTTACCAATTTTTACCAATCCTTGATCTGCGACCAGAAAATGTCAGCAGTTGGGTTTTTGACTATGAGAGGAGAGAGTTATTGAGGGAAGGGATTGTATTATGACTTTTGTGGAATATTACATATTGCAGCATACAAGGCATTCGACGGTTCTGACTCAATAATAAACATATGAGAAATATGCTCCGCCCCGACGGCAAATGCTCCTCCTCTGCCTGTCATAATCAAAGTTTCGGTTTGTCATCTTCTTCTTATTAATATTTCAGTGCTCAAAGAAGGAGTCTGAGTGAGCCGAACGACGCGCAAACTCGTCGTCCGGCCAccacataaaatatgtattttcatAAAGGCAACGAAGTCTCCCGATGAGCAACTTCAAACGCTATCGCCGTTCGATGGTATACCCCCTCCGAAGAATCCCCTACAGAAGCAGAAAATGCCTCTATACATAGTCAGTAGTGTATACCTGGCCAACCTGTTCTCGTTTCTATAGGTGGAAGGGATATGCAAATTAATGATATTTTCCTGCCACACGAAATATGAAGAAGAGCGAGATACATATTCCCAATTCTATACCACTTTATGCTATACTTGGGTTGCCTTGTACCATCGGAAATTGCGGGAAATTGAGTTATGCTTCTGAAATGGAGGGGATAGTACTACGCGAGaggggaaattttcttatatactTGCCTTCCATTGGATTTGCTAGCGGTGTACAGTATGAATGTGTTGGTTTTCTCACACATATAAACATAGGTATCATGTAGTACCCCGCATATAGAACAGAAGAGTCGAATTCGAAATGACGGGCTGTTGAGGCAGCGAACTGAATCCGTCTATCAGTGCTGCTTTGACGCGCGTTTCGAATGAATCTAGACGGTGCGTGGTTCAATATTGCGTGTAACACATCTATGTGCATTGTAcggattaagaaaaaaatcctgtGACACCAGTTTTGTGTCTCCTAACCCACAGTCTGTCAATGGACTCGTGCGAAAATTCATGGCATTCATCAGGAGTTGTGTTTTCTGCGTGTGAACTTTTGACATTCTTTTAGAGCCATGTTACCACAATTCAAAGAACATTGATGCTCTCACTGATTGTGCTTTAATTAGATACCGTCATTTGACAAATTCGGTGTTCTCTTTCGTGTACCACaaccaaaatcaatttattgattgactGCATTTTGTGTTAGGCATTGATTTTAGTGTTGTGAAGATCATAAATCTCACCCCTATGGACCtggatatatacatatattgaaagtgaaaatatgagtgaaaaagtaatttaaatagAGATTGCAAATTAAACTGTACAATGTGCAATTCACTTAAAACTCACCTTCAGTTGCATCTGATTCAACAATTCAAATTTGATGATCGGAAATCGTGCGAGTTATCAAATAGAAGAAGTTCactaatttaatgaaaagacttttaataattaatttaaatatagatATTAGTTTTGACAAAGTTAATTTTCcactaataaaaattccactgAGGAAAATCAAAATCGGCAAAAATCACACAAAGGACATTAAAACATATCCGATAGACATTATCGAGTGTATGGTGGGTGGAAGATGATACAATTCGGTATTGTGAAGTACGGCATactgaagaaatttaaagataaaCCAAGACCAAATAGAGGTAGGCAATAATttgtcattttaattaattttaaaccatTTTAAGAAGTTTCTTTAACATCATTAACGTCGCCATTCGTGATAGTATTACaactttcttatttttctacttttttttaaaacctaatgtcatatttatattttgtgaaagTGTTTCCAAAATATGCCTAATCACACTGATATGgagataaaacattttttatatgaaacaTTTTAGCGTTACGCATTGGgcaacattttaataaattgtttttttttaagaaaatcacattaattaaataagttAATGTCTTCACATTAGTGCGaagtttatatatatatacataatatgtatacAATACACAGAGTGAAGTGAAAGCTCCGAAAGAAGtgaattttactaaaatatcGCAAAACCTCGATGagaatttaaatgagaaaGTGTAGccgtaatttaatttttatttgtttctcgcaaattaatttttcatatcacggttacaataatttttatgttttctgcACGACTCAAAATCTACATTTTAAAAGTGccggactttttttttaaacaaggTGTCCATACAAACGtgctttaagaaaataaacttacgAAATTCTTCTCGCGTTCAGACGCACTTTGGAGGATATATCCAAAGACACACACAAATTATATGAAactaattatgaaaaaaaatcgcaaatgACCTCAATTTTATTGGTCACGAATAATTTGTCGTTCCACACAAAAAAGACTTGATTGTGAATCAATTTGggtgtaaattaatttcaattgcgtctgaataataatatttttatctttaagtCTTATGATTgtgtttatttattcaattactTTCGGTACTGTCTacatttttgaaagaaataattgtaGAAATACTTCAACAGGGGAATTTTCTGGTGTAATTTATGTGATTTATGTGTCCCAAATATAGCGTGTATTTTTAGTATGTGGAGCCAACTGTTATACATATCTGgcagtgaatttttcattaataccTCTAGAGGGTTCGACAGGAATgtaaacagaaaattaatgttgGCTTTCCTTCTGGGGTAGAGGAACTCGCGTGTTTCCCTCTGAAACTCATCCATTGGAATATTGTCATCACACCCAGGGTGAATATTATGTTTTCCAGCAGCATGTTCAATTGATGTTGGCTAAATACATATTTCCGTCAACGTGATATATCTActctaaatattttgaacaaaaatacTTTGACATAATTATATTGAGTTAAATTCTAGAGATAAATGTActcacagcaaaaaaaattaatcaccggaatttaaagattattttaggTCTTATATTAATACGCATTGAATATGACGGTCTCTCATctagataaatattttagattttattttttcgaaaaTCATAGTATTACCATGCATCCTtattatttatgtaatttattatattataaCGCCTCTAAAATGCATAATATGGTAAACTTTTCAGATGTTCTCAATATCTCGACTATATAATATCTCGATAGTCAGAAGTCAAGCAAATTGTGAAGCAGATTTTATGCTACAGATATACTAACCAAAATGTTCAATCTTAAATGATTAGCATGTGTTATATTGTTATTCCAACTTACCTTGACCGACTTTTTGGTAGAATTTATATAACTcggaaaaatgtttaatttgataaaatagaCAGGTGGAAATGGTGTTGAGTGTCTATTTGAGTTCATAAAGCCCAAGAAAATCAGAAATTGATAAGTCCAACTAGTGCACTACAATTTCTAATTGAGGTATATATGTAGCGTATACGTAGTTTTGCATTAGGCATCATCTAAAACCTTAAAGTTTATCTAGTTGATTTACCATATATTTTTAGACACCAACTCTATTAAATGCGTCAAGAAttgttttaaaagtaaattttttttgtccaaaaaccaaaaattattgttttggGACCCATTGTTATTATACCATGCTCGAGAAAAGAAGTCTAtatgtaggggagggcggggctaataaagtcacttaagggtttggaaaaagcttaaaatatcatatttcctagctagatagaataaaatggtctgagaaagagttgtagggcagtaaatttcctaaagaaatgagcaatacatttcgcttgatttatttgggaaatatgatattttgagctttttctaaacccttaagtgacttttttaaccccgctctcccctactgtTTTTGTATAGTCCTATAAGGAGGTATGTAGTATTGCTATTTCATGTATATACGTAAACATATTGTACAGATACTAAAACCAATAGTTCAGTAATAGTATCGTCCAGTCTTCTATCAGTTTCTATACTAAATTACtaccaattttccaaaaaaaaaatcaattctatgAAGAGAAATTCTTACACATTACCCACTtctgttttctttcaaatcaattcgtgaaatttaaatagaaaattatgtatattcaTGAAATAAACAACATAACTCATTTCAATTGATGCCAACGTCGAATAACCATGTAACATTTTCCACAAACACTGAGGATGATTGAAGTAAAATCAGCGTCAAGTAGCAATTCGCACCCTCTAAAATATGGTATATATCACTGTTATTAATTGTGGCACATTGTGCCAAGTTGTTCGTTGTATTAACTGACTGTGAAAGCAGGCAAAGTttacaaatcaaaaattttaattttatttgacgGAGTCAAAAATGGTGTGAATGTACGTATACTCTAGTGGGTGCCCAATGGAATCTCCTCATTCTCACTTGCGAATGAAttcagaaaagaaagaaatgattaTGAAGTCAGTTTCCTGCCAAACCACAACTCAAACATAAATATTCGAAATGCCAAAAATGTGATCTTTGTGGGTATCTTGAGAAATATCCATACACAACACCCGCCCGCCCCCTTTTTTTAGTGCGGAATGGAGTGGAAAAAGGCCCCATCGACAGATCTTTTTGGCCAACAAAAATATACAAGTGCCAGTTGATGGGCTGTATACTCTCATGgggtgatttttctcaaattcttcCTCAATCTCCTCAACagtaatcaaataaataaatcatttaatcgACTGCAATGGGATGTGCCGATGTACCATACCAATGATATTCTGGCATCTATCGATCATCATTTCTATACTCtttaagaaaaggaaaattatgaacATCTCGTTTgtatttgtgtattttttcaaaCCTCAAATTTGTTATTCTTCCACCGATCTCCTTTCCACAGTTCACAATTCGACCCAatcaaatgattttccacaatcGCAGAGCCGACGGCATTCACGATGAGCGAAAGAGATTGGCAATTGATTGTTTTCCATGCGTGGCTTATTCATAAAGGCATTCAGCAAGTATTCTATGCTCCATCCTCTTTCATTTTACCTCTTCAGCACATCTGCTGGTCTAATCGAAATATTCCAATTTGCCCACTATGTGCGAGAAGAAGAACCTAGGCAACTTCGGAAGCTgaattgttaaataatttcatggcTCTATCTATTTGGTCAAGATAGCAGACAATCTTCTTCTGTTTCAGCGACGCACATCCACATGTCTATCTCTTAAATTCAACTACTATTGTTCTTGAAATCTCAAGTAGAATGCAATTGTAAACATAATCACATGGACATGTAAGTTCgatctacatacatattctACCGTATGTCTTCCATCTAGCATGAGCAAAGAAAGAGTAACACAGCAAAGCAATGCAATGGAATCATGGAAGTAAATAAGCGGAGTAAAGTAAAACGTTAGGATAGGCTAGGTATATGTATTGATATTACTCGGTATActcaaatttaatcaaataattaaaaattttatttagtgtAATGCCCTTCGAATACCTCGCTATAAGCATCGTAGACATTTAGGCCTATGAAAGACCTGACTCCCATTAGTAGATTTCTGAGAGTTATTCCGTTATTATTAAAACTAACTGAGAAGTAAATATCTTCACATAAAAAagtctaaataaaattagattaaaataaaaaaagaatattgctagattttttttaaagtcagacaattttaatttttttcgattttgaaACTGGATATATTGGATAGCAATAAAAAGGGAgtcgttagaaaataaagagaaatatcCCTGAAAGCAACACCCATcaaaaatctgtaaaaaaaaagatcgaTTCGCTcgttttaaattctatttgttgagctttaattttattaaaaactcgCTCCCCATATATGGCCTCCTTGGAGTTACAAAAGTAATATCGTTTTTGCCCTGTTGAAGAAGCACCTAAAGCTTAGTAGATTTCTTAATTCCGGTACTTCCAGCCACATTTCACCGCATTGTGAGAGTTTCACATAAAGACAAGATCGCTTTTTGGATAGTGAAATAGAGACATTTCTGTTATGCTGCTAAATTGTTAAAACAAGGAAAGTTTGTGTGTGACTATCTCAACCATGCACATATCGAACGATGTTTAGCTTCAACCACATacttttctcttaatttatatattattttattaaatagttCATCTAAATCGCTCACGTTTCTAGATCTGACTAAGGATATTACGAGATTTCCTGCAAATAGCGATTTAATATTGGCTGGAGAATTAGAATTTTCGgtttattagaaattttattactaatttattattattagggccctactttattaaataaatactcTCCTTGTAATAGCCTTAAATCGATAATGCTTATTGAATCATTTAGGATATTTTGCCTTTCATATAGGGTTGCAAGGTTTATGCTTCcctcaaatacatttttcatcaaaatttcaatttttgttgGCCCCTTACTTAATTATCAACTGAAataaacacagctcccgtaagtgATCGGCTTACCAGCACATTTATTATTGCCATTTGCATGGCAGATATCGAGCAACTTTTATTATACGAATAGTagtaatttaaattgcataaatatcGTCAATGCGTGGCACTAAATGCAGTCCTTTTGCTTTATTTCGCATAAAAGCCATTCCACGATGCAAAATCTCGCTGATTTGCAACATCCCCTTTTGCCATCATTTTGCTGTTGATTCTGGTTACATTTTGTGCGTTCGCTTCGCATCCATgacttttttctcattctcacACTATCCTCACCCAAAGACACTTCTTTTTCACCCAACATGGGAGGAATGAAAAATGTGCATCAGAAAATACAATGTTTTTGTGCAACTTGGACTTGACAATACATACACACAAAagtctcataaaaaaaataaagcaaagtAAGAAATGCcgagaatatattttatattgactttataatatttatttatctccAAAGATAAAAtgtcaacatgtttttcattgcaCTCTAGCAGcaagttttaaattattctctttttgacaatttagatttcattttttattgttaatttttaattcaatgatAATTAAAAGATTGTATCTTTTATCACCAAAATACATGTATGAGTAAGTCTTATACATGCCAAACTACTAGTAACGTAcattatattatattaaatttcaaatttcttttcctaatATTTGTTGCTGTAACAATTCGCGAAacatattcaaatttaataaatattatatgtaacatttctttttcaggTGACAGTGCAGGTTCCTGCTCCGAAGACGACGCTCTGTTGACCGATACGAATACTCGATTAACATGCGAGCGATGTCACGAGACATTTGCCGACGATCAAGATCTTCTAGATCATCGGGACACTTGCAGTATATCCCCTATCAGCATTCCCGTGAAAGTTGAAGCATCAACATCGCCAGAAGTGGCGGGCCATAGTAGTTCTCCAACCGGTAGTCCGGTAGCAATAGCTAAATCGGAACAATTAGGCACTGATGAAGAATCCCCAGATACCACAGATCCTATAGATTCTGGTGGTGTAGAAAAAGCCCTACGACATAGTCAAGATGCTGCAAATAATAATAGCAGTGAAGGTGATGAGGAAGCCGGAGATGATACTcttgaagatgaagaagaagaaaatatggaAAGAAGCGAAATACCTGCAGAATCAGATATAAATAGCCCGGTGGCAGGAGGTCCTTTTCCTCCTAGCCATGTTACTCTAGAGGCACTTCAAAATACAAAAGTTGCGGTAGCTCAATTTGCTGCTACCGCTTTAGCCAATAATGGCAACAATGAGGCTGCCCTCAAAGAACTCGCAGTTTTGCATTCAACACTCTTTACTCTGCAACACCAACATGTATTTCAGTTACAATTAATTCAGCAATTACAATCGCAATTATCAATGAATGTACCCAAAACTTCTGATATTGGCAAAGAAGCAACGGATATAAACAGTCATGAGGAAGAGCATATGGATGCAAAAGATGAAATGGAAGGATCTGAAGATGCAGCAGATCGGGATGACATGAGTGAGAAGCACGATGATGAAGATCTGTCCAAATTGGAACCAGAAGTCATAATTAGCAGGTTAGtttacttttaaataataCTACCCTACCCGTTTAAAACATGTAAGATCTACAAGCCTTGCAGTAAACAATATAAAAGCGAAATGTTACGTTTTGATTTTGGTCAGGAACCGAATTAATTATTGTGAATGAACCCAACAATTTACATTTAgtttcgtttaaaaaaattaattttaaaattaaattgtccaAAACTAGATgcacttaaaaaaagaaattaggtGGTATAGCATGGCAAACATGCATATAATAGTTAAGTCTTTTAAGAATAGGCCAGAATTATTAAAGAAGTTTCTCTATTAATGCCTTTTTCCAGGGATCCTAGTCCAGAACCGCttgtaaaaaaatcctcatCTCTCCTCGAAAAAGGAGATGAGCAGCCTGTACCGACAACGCAACCTCTAATTCCATCCCTTGCCTCTCACCAACCACCTAGAATTCCATCTCCAATGAAAGCACCTATGTGCCACATAAGTTCCTCTTTAGCTTCCAGTATAATAACAAATCACGATCCACCACCTTCGCTAGATGAACCAAATTCTTTGGAAATGCTCCAGAAGCGAGCTCAGGAAGTTCTTGATTCTGCCTCGCAAGGTCTTCTGGCTGGCAACTTAGCTGATGAGTTGGCATTTCGGAAAGATAAAATGTCACCTTATGATTCAAAGGGAAATCGCAATGAACCTTTCTTCAAACATCGCTGTAGATACTGCGGCAAAGTCTTTGGATCAGACTCTGCTCTCCAGATCCACATCCGTTCACATACAGGGGAACGCCCCTTTAAATGTAATGTATGCGGTAGCCGATTTACCACGAAAGGCAATCTTAAGGTGCACTTCCAACGACATACTACAAAATTTCCGCATGTCCAGATGAATCCAAATCCTATTCCAGAGCACTTAGACAAGTATCATCCTCCGCTACTATCTCAGTTGTCTCCTGGCCACCCACCTCCACAGCATACATCTCTGCCACATCCACAATTGCCTGTATCAGTGCCCGTGCCCTTTCCACCAGGTGCCGGATTTCCTGGTCTCCCTCTATATCGGCCGCCATTGGATCTACTCAAACCCATGGGTGGCCACCCTCATCCCCTCTTTGGGTTGGCACCACCACAGCATCCTGAACAGGATATGCCAGCTGATCTGAGCAAACCCTCTCAACCGCCTGCGAAATCCCCTTCGCCAACTCGGGTGCCTAAAGTGAAACAAGAACCTAGAGAAGATATAATGACACCGCCACAGGAGACACACCAACCGAGGGAAAAGTCACCACGTGAAAGAGGACGTGAGAGTATATCTCCACCACTAACAAGGGTACGCTTTGAACAGGAAACAGATAGATTCTCTCCTCCGGCCACATTCGATGATTGCTCTATGGATAGTAAGTACAGTGAACACCGCGATGGTCGTGATCAAGAACAACCTGAAAACTTGTCTGCAAAACCTGCTCCTAGATCTCCGCCTAGTAGCGCCAGCAGTCAAGCCTCTGGATCAATAATCTTTCATGGTTCCACAGGTGGACCTGATCCCACCAAAGATCCTGCTTTGTACTCGTCTCTCCTGCCACGGCCTGGGAGTAATGACAACTCTTGGGAAAGTCTCATTGAAGTGACAAAAACATCAGAGACATCAAAGTTACAGCAACTGGTAGATAACATTGAACACAAACTTACAGATCCAAATCAGTGTGTCGTGTGCCACAGGGTTCTCTCGTGCAAGAGTGCTCTCCAAATGCATTATCGGACTCACACGGGTGAGCGACCGTTTCGTTGTCGCATCTGTGGTCGTGCTTTTACTACCAAAGGAAACCTCAAGACTCACATGGGTGTACATCGAATGAAGCCCCCAATGAGGACACTTCATCAGTGTCCAGTGTGTCATAAAAAATACTCTAATGCCCTAGTGTTGCAACAGCATATCCGAATGCATACAGGAGAACCTACAGACCTGACACTAGAACAAATCCAGGCAGCTGAAGTAAGAGATTTTCCTTCACTGTCACCAGGACCATTTGGTATGGGCCCATTTGGATTTCCTTTGGGAGCTGGAGTATCTAGCCATGTTGGTGGTTCAGGATCGTCTCTAGGTGATAATGATGACTTTATGGAGGATGATGAGGATTTTGATGACGAAAACAGCAATTCCGGCG harbors:
- the LOC129789292 gene encoding homeotic protein spalt-major-like isoform X12, which produces MIQFGIVKYGILKKFKDKPRPNRGDSAGSCSEDDALLTDTNTRLTCERCHETFADDQDLLDHRDTCSISPISIPVKVEASTSPEVAGHSSSPTGSPVAIAKSEQLGTDEESPDTTDPIDSGGVEKALRHSQDAANNNSSEGDEEAGDDTLEDEEEENMERSEIPAESDINSPVAGGPFPPSHVTLEALQNTKVAVAQFAATALANNGNNEAALKELAVLHSTLFTLQHQHVFQLQLIQQLQSQLSMNVPKTSDIGKEATDINSHEEEHMDAKDEMEGSEDAADRDDMSEKHDDEDLSKLEPEVIISRDPSPEPLVKKSSSLLEKGDEQPVPTTQPLIPSLASHQPPRIPSPMKAPMCHISSSLASSIITNHDPPPSLDEPNSLEMLQKRAQEVLDSASQGLLAGNLADELAFRKDKMSPYDSKGNRNEPFFKHRCRYCGKVFGSDSALQIHIRSHTGERPFKCNVCGSRFTTKGNLKVHFQRHTTKFPHVQMNPNPIPEHLDKYHPPLLSQLSPGHPPPQHTSLPHPQLPVSVPVPFPPGAGFPGLPLYRPPLDLLKPMGGHPHPLFGLAPPQHPEQDMPADLSKPSQPPAKSPSPTRVPKVKQEPREDIMTPPQETHQPREKSPRERGRESISPPLTRVRFEQETDRFSPPATFDDCSMDSKYSEHRDGRDQEQPENLSAKPAPRSPPSSASSQASGSIIFHGSTGGPDPTKDPALYSSLLPRPGSNDNSWESLIEVTKTSETSKLQQLVDNIEHKLTDPNQCVVCHRVLSCKSALQMHYRTHTGERPFRCRICGRAFTTKGNLKTHMGVHRMKPPMRTLHQCPVCHKKYSNALVLQQHIRMHTGEPTDLTLEQIQAAEVRDFPSLSPGPFGMGPFGFPLGAGVSSHVGGSGSSLGDNDDFMEDDEDFDDENSNSGDMGSTSGNSLPTSLAALENQVRTITTMASQLSASGLVARSTEDISRAHFIPSHTASNGERSSPPQSPAATQPSPAPSENSTGGALDLTPRTSVPPHCSPPMMHSGPPLGMFPNFPLLPHGPIASSTPMMNSALNSLAQSVLPASPFNPLGISDDLFGYSRFGVRGNTTCNICFKTFACNSALEIHYRSHTKERPFKCTICDRGFSTKGNMKQHMLTHKIRDMPQHMFGNSTASSDASQFRQETRSENSSSSMDGRGSNHEQDNERERSLSAHVLRRSSHDGSPNGETIKHEPGMKRSPSEPEHPSLPKRPLTSSSASQQTPVINTPSVSQPSAPITLQRSASPPLPPISLIAAPSKSPTSGQKLELGLLPLQREMERSERLERSEKHAAEERSSASQPPSSTASSGDNTNSKHLCGVCRKNFSSSSALQIHMRTHTGDKPFRCSVCQKAFTTKGNLKVHMGTHMWSNGASRRGRRMSLELPLNRPLPLNPQDSEFLQRRPDLFYPYLPAPFLNGMQQKVD